A window of the Isosphaera pallida ATCC 43644 genome harbors these coding sequences:
- a CDS encoding PTS sugar transporter subunit IIA: MKLSDFVVREAISVDLESTTKPEVVREVARGLLTAGLLSEEDFESVIKAILSREELGSTGIGQGVAVPHTRHPSAQRLLGAVALSRKGVEFAALDGEPVYVFFLLISPPNQPGDHLRALENITRHLKDENFVNLLRQSKTPAQVWDLILEAEQGMMLGR, encoded by the coding sequence ATGAAACTCTCTGATTTTGTGGTTCGTGAAGCGATCTCCGTCGATTTGGAATCCACCACCAAACCCGAGGTGGTTCGCGAAGTCGCCCGCGGGTTGTTAACCGCGGGACTGCTTTCTGAAGAGGATTTTGAAAGCGTCATCAAGGCGATCCTCAGCCGCGAGGAACTCGGTTCCACCGGAATTGGTCAAGGCGTGGCCGTTCCCCATACCCGACATCCCTCCGCGCAGCGGCTCCTCGGCGCGGTGGCGCTTTCTCGCAAAGGAGTGGAATTCGCCGCCCTCGACGGCGAACCGGTCTACGTCTTCTTCCTGCTGATCTCCCCGCCCAACCAACCCGGCGATCATCTCCGTGCGCTGGAAAACATCACGCGGCATTTGAAGGATGAGAACTTCGTCAACCTGCTGCGGCAGTCTAAAACACCCGCCCAGGTTTGGGATCTCATTCTCGAAGCCGAACAGGGGATGATGCTCGGCCGTTGA
- a CDS encoding HPr family phosphocarrier protein: MSEPSVARRQVEILNFLGLHLRPADQFVRLASRFQAEITVHYRGGSFNGKSILDLTSLAAERGTILELEARGPDAEAALEALAQLVAARFYEDEEEHPSSTTSDPSAPPTGADTNVEGRAP; the protein is encoded by the coding sequence ATGTCCGAACCGTCCGTCGCCCGTCGCCAGGTGGAAATCCTCAACTTCCTGGGCCTTCACCTGCGCCCGGCCGATCAGTTCGTGCGGTTGGCGTCCCGTTTTCAAGCAGAGATCACCGTCCATTACCGGGGCGGTTCGTTCAACGGCAAAAGCATTCTGGACCTGACTTCGCTGGCCGCTGAACGCGGAACGATTCTGGAACTGGAAGCTCGGGGACCAGACGCCGAAGCGGCCCTGGAGGCTCTGGCCCAACTCGTCGCGGCGCGGTTTTACGAGGACGAAGAGGAGCACCCCAGTTCCACCACCTCCGACCCCTCCGCTCCACCCACTGGAGCTGACACCAATGTGGAGGGTCGTGCGCCATGA